TCATTTTGTCACATGTTCTTTCTACTTTCTACTCTTTAGATTTGTAAACAATTTGTTGAGCACTAATGTGCACATGAAGCCCAttagtgctttgagtgctccaaGGGGGTAAAAAAGCACCTCCGTCTAGTGAAAGAGCGCTGCCTACTGCTCGAAGAGGTCAGAGTCCGCTGGGTCCACAACGCAGGGTCGTGTCATCCTGTCAGGGGTGTCGTGTGTGGATGCGaggaaaggaggacccaaacgctggactcacaggtaggtGAAGGCTGGTGTTTATTATGACGAGCAGGTGAGCTGAACATAAGATGACAGGCTGAACTGAAATGACTGGCTTAACTGAACACACGTACAGAGTAGACAACcttaacatcaatgacacgacaaagaCCAGGATGAAACTGAGGACTTAGGTACACTGGCTAATGATGATGATTAAGGACGAGtgagaacacagctgaacataatgaaacaggaagtagagcTAATGACACTGAGACAGAGGGCTGGCACGGTGAAGCGGGAAACATGAATGTGGAAcataaactgaacatgaactgaaaacaccGGGTGAAccacccaggaaccctgacacaGTCTTGACTTTAGACAACTGAGAAGTAGATGATTGAATCTGAACAGAAGAGGAGAAAATCAGACATCTGAGCAGAAAACTGAGAATAAATTATTCTGAAAGACAGTTTGGaaagttttttggggttttttcaaaACTACAATGCAACCTGTCAACTGAGATGAACTTCGATTCAAAGCAACTGAGCAACAACTTGGCAACTGAACAAGAGCAAATTAATGTCTATATGAAACTGACAGACAGTTTGgcaacagaacagaaaacaagtGATTCTCAACAACTGAGCAACAATTCGGCaaatcaacaaaacagaaatgacTGTAAATTTTTAATCTGAGCAGAAGAAAAGCTGCTCTGGAAACatgagcaacagtttgacaggtGAACAGAAAGAGCTTGAAACTCAGCAAACACGAAGCAATTTGATaccagaacaaaagagaaacgtCTCCCAAGAACAGCAACAACTTCAACTTCAAGTCTGTGAATGTAAAGTGAATGTAATCTCTAAGACTTGAAACtgcacattaaaatattttgatgAACATGAAACCATCAGAAATGTTTACATGAACCGAATCAGTAAAAGTGGAAGATGGAGGATGGCAaacatgcaaaagaaaaatcaatactGAGCAGAAGTATTGTTGTGTGAAAATGCCACATAAGGTGTTCAGCATTAAAGGGGACATGAAACACGACATgtataaaggctaatttacatcatggagcccagctctcaaaaactgacacaGATGTAACTCTGACTGTGAatctggatttaagaaataactgCTTAAAGGTATAAAAACACAGGTATCGCCATATCCTGTCAGTACAGAGCATGACATCACCAGGTCAGTTGGTTAGTTTCAGCCAAAAGACTCACATTAGGTTGTGTTAGGTAACTAATAACAGAACCAATAACTCGAGGAAAATAAGGACAGTAAAACATCAGTTTAATGGGGTCACTGGCTGCACCTCGTGCCTGTCCCATCTGTGGCTTCCTGTTGGAGAACAATAACATTTATTATAAAAACATCGTGTCTTCCCTTGATGTAAAGTGAagttctgttctgtgtgtttgagTCTTTACAGAGAGTGTAAAGTTAACTGTACCTTATAGGCTTTGCTTAGAAACTGTAGCCCTCAGACACACCTCTGTACCTGTGTGAAGGAGGAAATCATGCTGATTAACTTTCACTGATTTAAACATGTGGTCTCTGATATACACATGGTATCATTTATTATGTGTTCTGCATTGTGAAAATTGTTTGtgcaaaacatgtgaaaatgaaatgaaatgcattTTGTTCTTTGCACATTTAAGTGGCCTAATCTTCAGAGCAGGTGATACAGAGCTGAGCTTGGCAGCTGCAGAAAAAGCTTTTGTGTAAAACTGGTTTCAAAGTAGCTGTTAGTCAGCCAGCAGGTGATAACAGCATCCAGGAAGCTCAGACTTTGTATCCAGTGTGTCTGAACATTATGTGTTTCTGTGAGGTGGAGATCTAACAAACGAAACACTAAACGAGACTGTTGTGACTGTACCTGTGGGTCCCATCTTCATTGTAGTAAACAGCACTCTGCTCTGGTGTGTCGTGTTCCCCTGTGAAGATGATCAAATTCAtccacaaaggaaaaaaaaatatgttttaaaggatgtttgttttatttttaaactgcacaGGTTTTATGTACTCACTCTTTCTTCTAAGATCTTTAAACTCAATAATAGAGGAGGTGACATTTTCATATTCATCTGAACCTGAAATGTTCATAATTACAGGATTGTAAAAGCATAGAATTAGTTTCATTAAATCAAAAAAAGTTTCAACTTAAACTGCTCTGTGCTTtccagcacatatactgtaccatttctgtttttcacttgtgTGACTGATTCATAGACGTCAGCAGtacctaaagaaaaaaacaagccagGCTCacattaatcattttattacagttacACTAAAGATCagagcaaaaacagaaacactgtgtgAGTCAAAACCAGGACTGTAAGATCTTTAAATGTTCTttgaaaaacagctgaacacaaaCTGAACCTGATGAATGATCATGTTAATGGAGGTTTAATAAAagtcaatattaataataataataaagatcagTTTAAATGCTGACCATGTTGAGGAGAGTCGTACACATGAGTTTCATCCTGATTGACTCCATGATTTGTGGAGGAGCCCGGACTGTGACTCTCAGACTGGATCGAcctaaaacatgaaataaacacaataaactcaaaagtaactgatgtttgtttaaaataataataaaaagtattttaccAACCTGGTGAAGCAGGAATCTgtgaaagagacaaatgttATTACACATGTTTGTCATGTATAAATTGTTCCACTGATATTTAGTGTCATGAGATCAGAatacatgtatatgtgtgaataaTTAAAGTGTATGTAGTAAATAAACTCTCTAATACAGCATGAAAAGAAGAGGCTCTTACACTTGGACTGTCTGCAGCGATACAACAAGAGCAGGAGAATAATAATGAGAGAGACTCCACAAACCAGTCCAACCATCAACCACACAGGAGATGAAGAGCTGTCAGCTCctgacacagctgctgaaatgactaataataattaagtaataataaagtataatactTATTATTATACTGCATATTTCAGTTCTCACAAAATAGATCCAAAATAGATCAAGCCTTAAACAGACAATCTAATGTTCCTTCTCAAGCATGAAActcatttttacaaaaacacatcagatgttttgatcctgctcacctttaactgacatccagctctgtgctgactctcttcctgagtactgacacttgtagaAACCTTCATCAGACTTTGACACTGCAGAGATCTTCAGCTCCCCTCGGGGATCATTTTGAATAAGTTTGTCAttgtgatagaaaaacacattggaaagtattttttgtgttttcaaactgcagctcagactaacAGAAGCTCCCTCAGTCACAGGATGAACAGGACTCACCAGGATGGGACCATTACCATCATCtgtgacacaatcacacacaattGTTTCAGTCACATCAGCTGGTGCACACTTTTAGAAAAAGCTGACATGTAAGCTTCAGGAAGATTTTCACAGAAGCGACTCTGTGAAACAGATGATCGACTTGAATCCAGGTAAGAAAAAATGCATGTAGTAAATGAAGTTGAACGGCTGATGGTCGGATTTTATAAGCTCATAATGTGATCTAACAGAGACTCACTTAGTAACTGATCTAAGTGTtgtgaatagaatgaaataaaaataactgcATTTAAAAACTTAAATACCAATAAGGCCTGTGGGCCTGATGGTGTTTCAGCTTTTCTCTTTAAACATTTGCTGATGAGCTGAATCCAGCTTGGAGACCTATTGATATCAGCTTCATCCTCACTATATAGAGAAAGGCTGCAATCAGCAAAATAATGATCACAGACCTGCAGCAGTAACATCAATAGTAATGCAATCATTTGCATTATGGTTGTGAAGTGACTTGTGAAGTGATatatgttagatttgtattgttggattgtcatttatgcctagaaatatatatttatatatgcttagaagtatatagcCATATAACCACTATCAATATACAATTTGAATATAATGTTGGGAGAAGCACTGATGATGGCTTTATTACTTTAACTCGCTTGATTTTAAAGCATTTAGAAAACCCCTCAGCTTATGCACGATTGTAATTTATTGATCTAATATCAGTGTTTAATACCACAAACACTTATACACTGTTAAATAACATAAAGGTGGATCCTTATATAATCAGATGGTTGTTTGGCTATTTTCATTAAAACataacaggaagtgaaagtCAGTTCTACTTGTTCACACATACAGGTTATACAAACTATTCTTATTATCTATTCTtttctaattttatttaaaaaattgtgGAAATCAGAAGGGATTGTGCAGTGGTGTAAGAAACACACCTTCATGTTAATTATAGAGAAAAATAATCGTCCTCATAATTATAATGATCTGTGATCAAAGATCTATTGGAGATCTCAGCCTGGTTTCAATGACTGGAGAGAAGTTTGAACAAGTGACAACACTTAAGGATTAAGATGTTCAGTTACACTGGGTTCATCATGTGGATCATTTGTGTAGTCAGTGCTTGTATTTTTTAGAAGGCTGATGGtccatgatgtgtttccctTAATTTCTCTGAATGGAGACAATAAAAGTTCATCTAATGTGATGACAGAGATGTTGAGCTTTTTAGAGTTTTATTCTGAtggagaaaatataaaatactaaTTTACTTagagaacaaaaaacaagaatattttTTGATGCTTTGGTGCATAAAATTGTCTGAaattctcttttttgtttgttttgccacATAGAATTTCTTCACATACAGCAAAGCTGGGACAAATGTTCATGTGACGTCTAAATCATTCAGATCCAAGAAGTAAATGTATAATAACATACTCtgtacagtgatgttgactgcactgctgaactctcctgatccagactcacaccagtacactCCAGTATCTGACTCTGATGTGTCGATGTTACATGTGGATCCAGTCATTCTCCTACAGTCAGAGAGTCGGCCGTCCTCAGAGAACTTCCTCACTCTCCACTCAGTGAAGTTTCCCTCACAGGTCAGTGAGACAGAGTCAGAGGTGAAGTGTTGCACTCTGTCAGGACTCACTGTGAGAGAtgctgctgaatgaacatctggaaacaacatgcagtgaagagACAAAGCTCACAGATGTTAGCATTCAAAATATCACAGTGAAAATATTCGGAAAACAAAGGAGCCGAATACTGACATGTTTAAGATGATCAAACCCACATGCTTTATCTGCTGGCAGCTCATGTAGAGCTTGGTACACGTCATGTGACATCATGAGCTTTGAGTCATCACTCTCAGCATTATCCACCTGATACagatcactctgaacacacttCAGTCATTTGCTGTAATGTTTCTGTCATAACTCTGTGATATTGTCTGTTTCACAGATTCCTTCTACAGTGAGATATTTTGCAGCAGCAGGACCAAAACTAAAAACCTTTGAAGTATATTTGAAATgaacaataacagcagctgttATTTGTGACGTCTTCTTCTAGCATCCATCTGTagtcagtgtttttcttgtatttgtcagAGCTGTTAACCTGCCTGCAGacatctttgtttctttattaattatatttgaCTTTTGTATCTGAACACCTACCTGAGCACTAAACAAAGAGTCTTAACTGTGTAAATCCTGTCTGTGCACTAAGTAAAAATAATCAGTACAAACAGTAACATGAGTTTAAATATCAAAGTAAAAGTATTCGAAgagaaaatattaaaatctcatagatgtcttttgtttttcatgttatcacattaaataaaactgaaaaataagaaaaggaaACAAGGAAATTTAGTTTGGTTTGATcacagagagaaaggaaaatattcaattcagtttttcttttgggGAGTTTTAATGTACACAAACATCAATGGTTGTcatggaaatgagattttaatgGTCTAAATCCTGGAGAATAAAAATGAGGACCTAACATGAGCTTATTgaaaggacagagagaaacaaactgacctgcagaccagacaaactttggttgactgtgatcagtgtgatactctgggtctcctcttccagctctgcacacatatcctgctgtgtgtgtctgtccatgaATGATGTAGGAGTCCTGTGCAGTCCCACTGCCATCAGGTAGCAGCTCATAACTGGAGGATTTCTCTGATAGATCAGGAACAGCTTTATACCAGTAGAAGCTCCATCCTGCAGACGGATGTTCAACCTGACAGTTCAGAGTTACTGAGGCTCCAGGACTCAGCCATGATGGAGACACAGTGAGGACAGGACGGGGTTTATCTGTTCAACAAAGATTTTCTCTCAGTGAACATGTAGTACAGTCTCTGAACAGTGAGCTCAGTTTATACAAAGAATAATAATCTCAGTCtatatgaacagaaacacattttacaaagtGTTCAAACAGCTTAAAGCAAATATGACTTACTGTCAGaa
The sequence above is a segment of the Oreochromis aureus strain Israel breed Guangdong linkage group 3, ZZ_aureus, whole genome shotgun sequence genome. Coding sequences within it:
- the LOC120439051 gene encoding Fc receptor-like protein 5, producing the protein MGHSLLCMMGFFLLSTVICGNAEAKPKAELRADRTAVPVGGSVTLTCSVNPSSSSSSSSRWKYYWYRDGKSFQPVTNGQISVSEGGLYSCRGGRGEPVYYTEDSESVRIDTTASNRPVVTLYPNWSEIYRGETITVRCEIHGGDTEWDYEWETNSIRKPPNQNEYRIRSASSSNSGNYRCKGRMKSSQHKTTEWSDSVTLTVSDNKPRPVLTVSPSWLSPGASVTLNCQVEHPSAGWSFYWYKAVPDLSEKSSSYELLPDGSGTAQDSYIIHGQTHTAGYVCRAGRGDPEYHTDHSQPKFVWSADVHSAASLTVSPDRVQHFTSDSVSLTCEGNFTEWRVRKFSEDGRLSDCRRMTGSTCNIDTSESDTGVYWCESGSGEFSSAVNITVQNDGNGPILVSPVHPVTEGASVSLSCSLKTQKILSNVFFYHNDKLIQNDPRGELKISAVSKSDEGFYKCQYSGRESAQSWMSVKVISAAVSGADSSSSPVWLMVGLVCGVSLIIILLLLLYRCRQSKYSCFTRSIQSESHSPGSSTNHGVNQDETHVYDSPQHGTADVYESVTQVKNRNGSDEYENVTSSIIEFKDLRRKREHDTPEQSAVYYNEDGTHRYRGVSEGYSF